In Panicum virgatum strain AP13 chromosome 4N, P.virgatum_v5, whole genome shotgun sequence, a single window of DNA contains:
- the LOC120671403 gene encoding transcription factor MYB92-like → MGRSPCCDQDAGVKKGPWTPEEDKLLVDYIKDNGHGSWRRLPKLAGLNRCGKSCRLRWTNYLRPDIKRGRFTDEEEKLIIHLHSILGNKWSSIATKLPGRTDNEIKNYWNTHLRKKLLSMGIDPVTHRPRTDLNLLAGIPNLLAAAQAQTTACWDINALRLQADAAKYQLLQGLLRALVTPPAVPTVDLMALLAAGATNGGVSVSQPAAGVDHQQGTRAQYDGLLNLPALTSLPAATLPAMSSSFSGLLSSFGAGSALAGDGLSSTELGHSGASGSTAAMAPPPLVAAKECNDGGSGGTSTPCEDTPASSPFEGLENLNLDDEFNSDSWKDLLEQMSWLNNPNDHDQQQLM, encoded by the exons ATGGGGAGGTCACCGTGCTGCGACCAGGACGCCGGCGTGAAGAAGGGCCCCTGGACGCCCGAGGAGGACAAGCTGCTGGTCGACTACATCAAGGACAACGGCCACGGCAGCTGGCGCCGCCTCCCCAAGCTCGCCGGGCTCAACCGCTGCGGCAAGAGCTGCCGCCTCCGCTGGACCAACTACCTCCGCCCGGACATCAAGCGCGGCCGCTTCACCGACGAGGAGGAGAAGCTCATCATCCACCTCCACTCCATCCTCGGCAACAA GTGGTCGTCCATCGCCACCAAGCTCCCCGGCAGGACGGACAACGAGATCAAGAACTACTGGAACACGCACCTCCGCAAGAAGCTCCTCAGCATGGGCATCGACCCCGTCACGCACCGCCCGCGCACCGACCTCAACCTCCTCGCCGGCATCCCcaacctgctcgccgccgcgcaggcgcaGACCACTGCCTGCTGGGACATCAACGCCCTCCGCCTCCAGGCCGACGCCGCCAAGTACCAGCTCCTCCAGGGCCTCCTCCGCGCGCTCGTCACCCCTCCCGCCGTGCCCACCGTCGACCTCatggccctcctcgccgccggcgccaccaatGGAGGGGTCAGCGTCAgccagcccgccgccggcgttgaCCACCAGCAGGGCACCAGGGCCCAGTACGACGGCCTGCTCAACCTGCCGGCGCTGACCAGCTTGCCGGCCGCGACGCTACCGGCGatgtcctcctccttctccgggCTGCTCAGCAGCTTCGGCGCCGGGAGCGCTCTCGCCGGGGACGGCCTCAGCTCCACGGAGCTCGGTCACAGCGGGGCCAGCGGGAGCACGGCagcgatggcgccgccgcctttgGTAGCGGCGAAGGAATGCAATgacggtggcagcggcggcacgtCGACGCCTTGCGAGGACACGCCGGCGTCCAGCCCGTTCGAAGGGCTGGAGAAcctcaacctcgacgacgaATTCAACAGCGACAGTTGGAAGGACTTGCTAGA GCAAATGTCATGGTTGAACAACCCGAATGATCATGATCAGCAGCAGCTGATGTGA